In Gemmatimonadales bacterium, a single genomic region encodes these proteins:
- a CDS encoding lytic transglycosylase domain-containing protein: protein MVWSLVIYAAGAGALALVARRGSRPVQHHASVVQVAAACDAGDRAAALAACGCGPVDSGPAVPWERVALAYQRAGDTHAASLPLVLALVGQESDFRPRAVRHEPCVWVADWTATARAAHPRGTDCCAWGSFGLTQVLFAVALDRGGDLVDRPEDLFDPDVSIEVGLRVLDHWLDRFGAGGAGGPWSDVLAGYNSGRRYAAAPKRTQNYVDAVIAKRREWEARLSPGLQPWAA, encoded by the coding sequence GTGGTCTGGTCCCTGGTGATCTACGCCGCCGGGGCCGGGGCGCTGGCGCTGGTCGCTCGGCGAGGGTCGCGGCCGGTACAGCACCACGCGTCGGTCGTACAGGTGGCAGCGGCGTGCGATGCGGGGGATCGCGCCGCTGCCCTGGCCGCGTGCGGTTGCGGGCCGGTCGATTCTGGTCCGGCCGTGCCGTGGGAGCGCGTGGCGCTGGCCTACCAGCGCGCCGGGGACACGCACGCGGCGTCGCTGCCGCTGGTGCTGGCGCTGGTCGGCCAGGAGAGCGACTTTCGCCCGCGCGCGGTGCGCCACGAGCCGTGTGTCTGGGTGGCCGACTGGACGGCGACAGCGCGCGCCGCGCACCCGCGAGGGACCGATTGTTGCGCCTGGGGCAGCTTCGGGTTGACGCAGGTGTTGTTCGCGGTGGCGCTGGATCGGGGCGGCGATCTTGTAGATCGGCCCGAGGACTTGTTCGATCCAGACGTATCGATCGAGGTGGGCTTGCGCGTGTTGGACCACTGGTTGGATCGCTTCGGCGCGGGCGGCGCGGGGGGTCCGTGGTCGGACGTCCTGGCCGGCTACAACTCGGGGCGGCGCTACGCGGCGGCGCCCAAGCGCACGCAGAACTACGTGGACGCGGTGATCGCGAAGCGGCGCGAGTGGGAAGCACGGCTCTCGCCGGGTTTACAGCCGTGGGCGGCGTGA